A stretch of the Arachis stenosperma cultivar V10309 chromosome 6, arast.V10309.gnm1.PFL2, whole genome shotgun sequence genome encodes the following:
- the LOC130933159 gene encoding protein EIN6 ENHANCER, with protein sequence MEPEVVEAELVLPSYLSFKKVQMYEKYPKGQSRGRHWKHLKQIIQAENYQNYPPEEPNYVNIESPPSMHPCKKICDITGFEAPYYDPRTNLRYANTEVFKIIRSLPNEYVQRYLALRNAQVVLK encoded by the exons ATGGAGCCAGAGGTAGTGGAGGCAGAGCTGGTTTTGCCGAGTTATCTCAGTTTCAAGAAGGTTCAAATGTATGAGAAATATCCCAAAGGCCAATCCAGAGGCAGGCACTGGAAACACCTTAAACAGATTATTCAGGCTGAGAATTACCAAAATTACCCTCCTGAGGAACCCAATT ATGTCAATATTGAATCGCCCCCTTCTATGCATCCTTGCAAGAAAATTTGTGATATTACTGGCTTTGAG GCACCTTACTATGATCCTAGGACCAATCTCCGGTATGCTAACACTGAAGTTTTCAAGATCATAAGATCGCTTCCTAATGAATATGTGCAGAGATACCTAGCTTTAAGGAATGCCCAAGTGGTTCTTAAGTag
- the LOC130932529 gene encoding uncharacterized protein LOC130932529, with protein MNGMTISATSNSCTIRFSGILQKAFVSPCAGSSYWKRILRNHSTCASLAVSSVVPIIFRSSSSPVIASNLSQSEVQQRSDEWFALRKDKLTTSTFSTALGFWKGSRRVELWHEKVFATEVQVIEASKRNAMEWGVQNESAAIDQYRKITGHEVSTMGFAMHANERLDWIGASPDGVLGCFPEGGILEVKCPYNKGKPETGLPWSSMPFYYMPQVQGQMEIMDCEWVDLYCWTPNGSTIFRVPRERSYWELIHGILREFWWESVVPAKEALVLGSEEQAKSYKPATRHKQTGLAIAKSINLASQAKLLCREIAGHVEFYS; from the coding sequence atgaatggGATGACGATTTCAGCTACAAGCAATTCCTGCACCATTAGATTCAGTGGCATTCTCCAGAAAGCATTTGTGTCTCCATGTGCTGGGAGTAGTTATTGGAAAAGAATTTTAAGAAATCACTCCACATGTGCCTCACTGGCGGTTTCTTCAGTTGTGCCAATCATTTTTCGGTCCTCATCCTCTCCAGTGATTGCTTCAAACCTTTCGCAGTCTGAGGTCCAACAACGCTCAGACGAGTGGTTCGCGCTTCGTAAGGACAAGTTGACCACAAGCACATTCAGTACTGCATTGGGTTTCTGGAAAGGGAGCCGTCGTGTTGAGTTATGGCACGAGAAAGTATTTGCAACAGAAGTACAGGTCATTGAAGCTTCCAAAAGAAACGCCATGGAATGGGGTGTGCAGAATGAATCAGCAGCTATAGATCAGTACAGAAAAATCACAGGTCATGAGGTGAGCACAATGGGGTTTGCAATGCATGCGAATGAGCGACTCGATTGGATTGGTGCCTCCCCAGATGGTGTTCTAGGTTGCTTCCCCGAAGGTGGGATATTGGAAGTCAAGTGTCCTTACAACAAGGGCAAGCCGGAGACAGGGTTGCCATGGTCATCCATGCCTTTCTATTACATGCCCCAAGTGCAGGGCCAAATGGAGATAATGGATTGCGAGTGGGTTGACCTATATTGCTGGACACCAAACGGAAGCACAATATTTCGGGTGCCCAGAGAACGCAGTTATTGGGAGTTGATACATGGGATTTTGCGCGAGTTTTGGTGGGAAAGCGTGGTTCCTGCCAAGGAAGCTTTGGTGTTGGGATCTGAAGAGCAGGCCAAGTCATATAAGCCTGCAACTAGACACAAACAGACAGGTCTGGCTATTGCCAAAAGCATAAACTTGGCTAGCCAAGCAAAGCTTCTATGCAGAGAAATTGCAGGGCATGTTGAATTCTATAGCTGA